The following are encoded together in the Daphnia magna isolate NIES linkage group LG8, ASM2063170v1.1, whole genome shotgun sequence genome:
- the LOC116928474 gene encoding alpha-N-acetylglucosaminidase isoform X1, with protein MSPVRSSKCLFTLMAFLALVSEGLGNLLDRIQTQTSRKIQSQTVADLISRLLPERAEEFDVKVEGGHAAEENGYFQITKTTENATVFIQGSTGVMAAWGFHYYLTQFCRSQVSWDADQLNLPAVLPEVSIRVNSLDKVRYYQNTCTFSYSFAWWKWPRWEREIDWMAMNGINLPLAFTGQEIIWRRVYLGFGLEEEDLDEHFSGPAFFAWQRMGNFRGWGGPLSDNWMNGTLVLQHRILERMRAFGMIPVLPAFAGHIPRAMESVYPNASYTHLTSWLNFEDKYCCPLFIEPTDPLFTEIGYRFMEEMTLEFGTDHVYNCDVFNEVRPTSPDPNFISSVGAAIFNVMSITDPDAIWLMQGWLFKHDAQYWTADLAKALLTSVPQGRMLVLDLQAELDPQYIRLESFYGQPFVFCLLHNFGGTLGLNGAIPTISKGVVDARNFPNSTMVGTGLTMEGIDQNYVVYDKMLEMGWRNQVPDLNQWFREYTVRRYGVNNSAVMSAWGYLQRSVYNASHEITRNRYIVLTRRPNLVFKPPPPGWYTPHDVILAWDAFVLGVQTEPSLVNASNYRHDIVDLTRQALQEIFHLLYNKLLVVYIEKNITAIGEVGHNMIDLLQDLDDLLQTGPKFLLGKWIADARSWGTTEEEKLQYEWNARNQITLWGPRGEIRDYAAKQWAGVVTDYFKPRWELFIREMQTSLNEKRPFNKKAFELAVFATVEEPFTFSTKFYTDQPIGDPIVKATELYGKWKKIYDRYIARVSSNIKKLRTIQRRPAIRSKQRKHQITRTSTTLPTTKVQ; from the exons ATGTCGCCCGTCCGCAGTTCAAAGTGTCTTTTTACTCTGATGGCATTTCTCGCCTTAGTTTCCGAAG GTCTCGGTAATTTGCTGGATAGAATCCAGACTCAGACCTCTAGGAAAATTCAATCACAAACAGTGGCCGACCTGATTAGCCGTCTTCTTCCGGAGCGTGCAGAAGAGTTTGATGTCAAAGTAGAGGGTGGTCATGCAGCAGAAGAAAATGGATACTTCCAA ATTACCAAAACGACAGAGAATGCCACGGTTTTCATTCAAGGATCGACCGGTGTAATGGCAGCTTGGGgatttcattattatttaaCTCAATTTTGTCGTAGCCAAGTTTCCTGGGATGCAGATCAATTGAACTTACCTGCTGTTCTACCTGAAGTCTCAATACGAGTCAACTCTCTAGACAA GGTTCGGTACTATCAGAACACATGTACATTCAGCTACAGCTTTGCTTGGTGGAAATGGCCACGGTGGGAGCGTGAAATTGACTGGATGGCCATGAACGGAATCAATTTGCCTTTAGCCTTTACCGGACAAGAAATCATTTGGCGAAGAGTTTACCTGGGATTCGGcctggaagaagaagatctcGATGAGCACTTTTCCGGACCGGCTTTCTTTGCTTG GCAACGAATGGGGAACTTTCGTGGATGG GGTGGTCCGCTGAGCGATAACTGGATGAATGGAACGCTTGTTCTTCAACATAGAATACTGGAACGAATGCGAGCCTTTGGAATGATACCTGTCCTCCCAGCTTTTGCGGGTCATATTCCTCGCGCTATGGAAAG CGTTTATCCTAATGCAAGTTATACGCATCTAACATCTTGGCTGAATTTCGAGGACAAGTATTGTTG TCCCTTGTTCATTGAGCCAACCGACCCACTGTTTACTGAAATCGGATATCGGTTTATGGAAGAG ATGACTCTGGAATTCGGCACGGATCACGTATACAATTGTGACGTCTTTAACGAAGTGCGACCTACGTCACCCGATCCCAACTTCATTTCATCAGTGGGAGCTGCGATTTTCAATGTCATGTCAATAACGGACCCTGACGCCATAtg GCTGATGCAAGGCTGGTTGTTTAAACATGATGCACAATACTGGACTGCTGATCTAGCAAAAGCTCTACTGACTTCTGTACCCCAA GGACGAATGCTGGTCTTGGACCTTCAAGCAGAACTGGATCCCCAGTATATCAGGCTCGAGTCTTTTTATGGGcagccatttgttttttgtttgcttcatAATTTTGGAGGCACTTTGGGTCTTAATGGAGCTATACCTACAATCTCTAAG GGCGTCGTTGATGCTAGAAATTTCCCCAATTCAACGATGGTAGGGACAGGTCTGACTATGGAAGGGATCGATCAAAACTATGTCGTTTATGACAAAATGCTTGAAATGGGTTGGAGGAATCAAGTGCCAGACTTGAATCAGTG GTTTCGCGAGTATACTGTGAGGAGGTATGGGGTTAACAATTCGGCTGTTATGTCTGCCTGGGGATATTTACAG CGGAGCGTATACAACGCATCGCACGAGATAACCCGTAATAGGTACATTGTTCTCACGCGTCGACCTAATCTAGTATTCAAACCACCACCACCG GGATGGTACACTCCTCATGACGTAATTTTAGCCTGGGACGCTTTTGTCCTCGGTGTACAGACCGAGCCATCACTGGTGAACGCATCCAACTACCGTCACGACATCGTCGATCTAACGAGACAAGCGCTCCAAGAAATCTTTCACCTGTTATACAACAAGCTCTTGGTCGTTTACATTGAAAAGAACATTACCGCAATCGG AGAAGTTGGGCACAATATGATTGATTTATTGCAAGACTTGGATGATCTGCTCCAAACCGGACCTAAATTTCTTTTAGGCAAATGGATCGCCGATGCTAGATCGTGGGGGACGACTGAAGAG GAAAAGTTGCAATACGAATGGAATGCTCGGAATCAAATCACGCTGTGGGGTCCTCGAGGAGAAATACGAGACTATGCAGCGAAACAATGGGCAGGTGTTGTAACTGATTACTTCAAGCCTCGCTGGGAACTATTTATCCGAGAAATGCAAACTTccctaaacgaaaaaagaCCATTCAACAAGAAGGCCTTTGAATTGGCAGTCTTTGCAACCGTGGAAGAGCCTTTCACGTTTAGCACGAAATTTTACACAGATCAACCGATAG GAGATCCGATAGTCAAAGCGACGGAGCTTTACGGCAAGTGGAAGAAAATCTACGACCGTTACATTGCGAGAGTATcttcaaacattaaaaaattgaGAACTATTCAACGCCGTCCCGCTATCAGAAGTAAACAGCGCAAACATCAAATAACGAGAACGAGCACTACTTTGCCAACTACCAAAGTTCAATAA
- the LOC116928483 gene encoding transmembrane protein 45B, with amino-acid sequence MGTLLGHMLPGSFFILFAIWWLISISRRYYRSRLSRHGEDYRSSTMYTSSCLPRVPIEGFFKIVATSIGIIGETATGFENGHWTHWGNAQHISMFLFFGFTGVIDVLYFYKVDIPPNLDYASAFLAFGIEGFLFGNHLHGRSHMDVMVHMYLFYVIIACVICVALEARYRENVTVALARTYFTFLQGTWFYQIGFILYPPGGMAHWDQENHDQMMIITMIFSWHCAIVAVIMFFFVLIVGKMVKRGSTGNDFVRNDIQYQKVGANGLNSGESSRPIISNSSTMRQTFDETSEDEV; translated from the exons ATGGGAACTCTTTTAGGACACATGCTTCCAGGCTCCTTTTTCATATTATTCGCGATATGGTGGCTAATTTCCATTTCTCGAAG ATATTACCGTTCTCGGCTGTCACGTCATGGAGAAGACTACAGGAGTAGTACGATGTATACCAGTTCATGTCTACCAAGAGTCCCCATCGAAGGCTTCTTTAAAATTGTTGCTACTTCAATAGGAATAATAG GTGAAACGGCGACGGGATTTGAAAATGGTCATTGGACACATTGGGGCAACGCTCAGCACATTTCAATGTTCCTTTTCTTCG GTTTTACCGGCGTCATTGATGTCCTCTACTTTTACAAAGTCGATATTCCACCGAATCTCGACTATGCTTCAGCTTTTCTTGCGTTTGGCATCGAAGGATTCTTATTCGGAAATCATCTTCATGGCAGGTCACACATGGACGTTATG GTCCACATGTATTTGTTTTACGTTATCATAGCCTGCGTGATATGTGTGGCACTAGAGGCTCGCTATAGAGAAAATGTCACAGTTGCTTTGGCTAGAACCTATTTCACGTTTCTCCAAGGAACGTGGTTTTACCAGATCGGATTCATCTTGTATCCTCCTGGTGGTATGGCTCATTGGGACCAAGAGAACCACGACCAAATGATGATAATCACCATGATCTTCAGCTG GCACTGTGCAATTGTGGCTGTGATTATGTTCTTCTTCGTACTCATTGTTGGCAAAATGGTCAAGAGGGGATCCACTGGAAACGATTTCGTCCGCAATGACATTCAATATCAAAAGGTTGGCGCGAATGGCTTGAACAGTGGTGAAAGTTCTCGACCGATTATTTCGAATAGTTCAACTATGAGACAGACCTTCGACGAGACCAGCGAGGACGAAGTTTAA
- the LOC116928474 gene encoding alpha-N-acetylglucosaminidase isoform X2, protein MSPVRSSKCLFTLMAFLALVSEGLGNLLDRIQTQTSRKIQSQTVADLISRLLPERAEEFDVKVEGGHAAEENGYFQITKTTENATVFIQGSTGVMAAWGFHYYLTQFCRSQVSWDADQLNLPAVLPEVSIRVNSLDKVRYYQNTCTFSYSFAWWKWPRWEREIDWMAMNGINLPLAFTGQEIIWRRVYLGFGLEEEDLDEHFSGPAFFAWMAFIVLTQQGGPLSDNWMNGTLVLQHRILERMRAFGMIPVLPAFAGHIPRAMESVYPNASYTHLTSWLNFEDKYCCPLFIEPTDPLFTEIGYRFMEEMTLEFGTDHVYNCDVFNEVRPTSPDPNFISSVGAAIFNVMSITDPDAIWLMQGWLFKHDAQYWTADLAKALLTSVPQGRMLVLDLQAELDPQYIRLESFYGQPFVFCLLHNFGGTLGLNGAIPTISKGVVDARNFPNSTMVGTGLTMEGIDQNYVVYDKMLEMGWRNQVPDLNQWFREYTVRRYGVNNSAVMSAWGYLQRSVYNASHEITRNRYIVLTRRPNLVFKPPPPGWYTPHDVILAWDAFVLGVQTEPSLVNASNYRHDIVDLTRQALQEIFHLLYNKLLVVYIEKNITAIGEVGHNMIDLLQDLDDLLQTGPKFLLGKWIADARSWGTTEEEKLQYEWNARNQITLWGPRGEIRDYAAKQWAGVVTDYFKPRWELFIREMQTSLNEKRPFNKKAFELAVFATVEEPFTFSTKFYTDQPIGDPIVKATELYGKWKKIYDRYIARVSSNIKKLRTIQRRPAIRSKQRKHQITRTSTTLPTTKVQ, encoded by the exons ATGTCGCCCGTCCGCAGTTCAAAGTGTCTTTTTACTCTGATGGCATTTCTCGCCTTAGTTTCCGAAG GTCTCGGTAATTTGCTGGATAGAATCCAGACTCAGACCTCTAGGAAAATTCAATCACAAACAGTGGCCGACCTGATTAGCCGTCTTCTTCCGGAGCGTGCAGAAGAGTTTGATGTCAAAGTAGAGGGTGGTCATGCAGCAGAAGAAAATGGATACTTCCAA ATTACCAAAACGACAGAGAATGCCACGGTTTTCATTCAAGGATCGACCGGTGTAATGGCAGCTTGGGgatttcattattatttaaCTCAATTTTGTCGTAGCCAAGTTTCCTGGGATGCAGATCAATTGAACTTACCTGCTGTTCTACCTGAAGTCTCAATACGAGTCAACTCTCTAGACAA GGTTCGGTACTATCAGAACACATGTACATTCAGCTACAGCTTTGCTTGGTGGAAATGGCCACGGTGGGAGCGTGAAATTGACTGGATGGCCATGAACGGAATCAATTTGCCTTTAGCCTTTACCGGACAAGAAATCATTTGGCGAAGAGTTTACCTGGGATTCGGcctggaagaagaagatctcGATGAGCACTTTTCCGGACCGGCTTTCTTTGCTTG GATGGCATTTATAGTCTTAACGCAACAGGGTGGTCCGCTGAGCGATAACTGGATGAATGGAACGCTTGTTCTTCAACATAGAATACTGGAACGAATGCGAGCCTTTGGAATGATACCTGTCCTCCCAGCTTTTGCGGGTCATATTCCTCGCGCTATGGAAAG CGTTTATCCTAATGCAAGTTATACGCATCTAACATCTTGGCTGAATTTCGAGGACAAGTATTGTTG TCCCTTGTTCATTGAGCCAACCGACCCACTGTTTACTGAAATCGGATATCGGTTTATGGAAGAG ATGACTCTGGAATTCGGCACGGATCACGTATACAATTGTGACGTCTTTAACGAAGTGCGACCTACGTCACCCGATCCCAACTTCATTTCATCAGTGGGAGCTGCGATTTTCAATGTCATGTCAATAACGGACCCTGACGCCATAtg GCTGATGCAAGGCTGGTTGTTTAAACATGATGCACAATACTGGACTGCTGATCTAGCAAAAGCTCTACTGACTTCTGTACCCCAA GGACGAATGCTGGTCTTGGACCTTCAAGCAGAACTGGATCCCCAGTATATCAGGCTCGAGTCTTTTTATGGGcagccatttgttttttgtttgcttcatAATTTTGGAGGCACTTTGGGTCTTAATGGAGCTATACCTACAATCTCTAAG GGCGTCGTTGATGCTAGAAATTTCCCCAATTCAACGATGGTAGGGACAGGTCTGACTATGGAAGGGATCGATCAAAACTATGTCGTTTATGACAAAATGCTTGAAATGGGTTGGAGGAATCAAGTGCCAGACTTGAATCAGTG GTTTCGCGAGTATACTGTGAGGAGGTATGGGGTTAACAATTCGGCTGTTATGTCTGCCTGGGGATATTTACAG CGGAGCGTATACAACGCATCGCACGAGATAACCCGTAATAGGTACATTGTTCTCACGCGTCGACCTAATCTAGTATTCAAACCACCACCACCG GGATGGTACACTCCTCATGACGTAATTTTAGCCTGGGACGCTTTTGTCCTCGGTGTACAGACCGAGCCATCACTGGTGAACGCATCCAACTACCGTCACGACATCGTCGATCTAACGAGACAAGCGCTCCAAGAAATCTTTCACCTGTTATACAACAAGCTCTTGGTCGTTTACATTGAAAAGAACATTACCGCAATCGG AGAAGTTGGGCACAATATGATTGATTTATTGCAAGACTTGGATGATCTGCTCCAAACCGGACCTAAATTTCTTTTAGGCAAATGGATCGCCGATGCTAGATCGTGGGGGACGACTGAAGAG GAAAAGTTGCAATACGAATGGAATGCTCGGAATCAAATCACGCTGTGGGGTCCTCGAGGAGAAATACGAGACTATGCAGCGAAACAATGGGCAGGTGTTGTAACTGATTACTTCAAGCCTCGCTGGGAACTATTTATCCGAGAAATGCAAACTTccctaaacgaaaaaagaCCATTCAACAAGAAGGCCTTTGAATTGGCAGTCTTTGCAACCGTGGAAGAGCCTTTCACGTTTAGCACGAAATTTTACACAGATCAACCGATAG GAGATCCGATAGTCAAAGCGACGGAGCTTTACGGCAAGTGGAAGAAAATCTACGACCGTTACATTGCGAGAGTATcttcaaacattaaaaaattgaGAACTATTCAACGCCGTCCCGCTATCAGAAGTAAACAGCGCAAACATCAAATAACGAGAACGAGCACTACTTTGCCAACTACCAAAGTTCAATAA
- the LOC123475228 gene encoding acetylcholinesterase-like, translated as MKSLLLAIVFLLAGYYVAEVSSQVILEVPGYGVLNGTIENSTYTERSFYAFRSVFYAEMPTPANRFLPPVPKAPYPMDEIQQTTNNNAGCPQPGAANEDCLSLNIFTPQLPFESDTLLPVMVWIHGGAFSLGHALEYLPNRYMEHDIVLVAIQYRLGPLGFLSFDTDDVPGNAAIFDQIEALRWVNKHIQYFGGDPSQITIAGQSAGSASISLLLLAPQARGLFRHAIGESGSVLAEWALDRDGRGKAASLKIAEMSGCPLEPYQDLLTCVQNVDAKTITQAYLDFAAEERFYGGLGFSGSNPVIQVAGAQRIIESDPRELYSSGNFANVPTMFGANKQEGTLVLGILYNDFLVPNNLTEDEEFLANDLVPLLLNALHIDDPTGELATQLTEKYLSTAVMGNFTSMIPGLTDMCSVLFLKEPTYETTQLVSQHNPDAFFYSFEYEGRNSIFSYLFAMQNANPPPIPHGVSHADELIYLFIYPFKSVPPGLNSSEIEHSMKMLQVWTNFVIFGNPTPDGVALLDGIPQFLRYNTVEESYTAIDDVWRTEADYTLTYTVTVDELTPPGERRTASKRQSGRFQRSLPKKNNYLGY; from the exons ATGAAGTCGCTTTTGCTGGCCATCGTTTTCCTGTTGGCCGGCTATTATGTAGCTGAGGTTTCTTCACAAGTCATCCTCGAAGTACCAGGCTATGGCGTTCTTAACGGGACCATTGAAAACTCGACTTACACCGAGCGTTCGTTCTACGCGTTTCGCAGTGTCTTTTATGCAGAAATGCCCACTCCTGCAAATCGATTTCTG CCACCGGTTCCGAAAGCTCCCTACCCCATGGATGAAATCCAGCAGACTACCAACAATAACGCAGGATGCCCTCAACCTGGAGCAGCCAACGAGGATTGTCTTTCTCTGAACATCTTCACACCACAA TTGCCATTTGAATCCGACACGCTTCTTCCCGTCATGGTCTGGATCCATGGAGGAGCTTTTTCTCTTGGCCATGCACTCGAATATCTACCTAACAGATACATGGAGCACGACATCGTTCTAGTTGCAATTCAGTACCGTCTTGGTCCACTTG GTTTCCTCTCCTTTGATACTGACGATGTTCCTGGCAATGCCGCTATTTTCGACCAAATCGAAGCTTTGCGTTGGGTCAACAAACACATCCAATACTTCGGAGGAGATCCTAGTCAAATCACTATCGCGGGGCAAAGCGCTGGAAGCGCTAGCATTTCACTTCTTCTCTTGGCCCCCCAAGCAAGAg GGCTTTTCCGACATGCTATTGGCGAGAGCGGATCTGTTCTAGCTGAATGGGCCCTTGATCGCGATGGAAGAGGCAAAGCGGCTTCCCTGAAAATTGCTGAAATGTCAGGATGTCCTTTAGAACCTTACCAAGATTTGCTCACCTGTGTGCAGAACGTTGACGCAAAAACTATTACCCAAGCTTATTTAGACTTTGCG GCGGAGGAAAGATTTTACGGTGGTCTTGGATTTAGTGGTTCAAATCCTGTCATTCAGGTTGCTGGAGCTCAACGGATCATCGAGTCCGATCCCCGTGAGCTTTACAGTTCGGGAAATTTCGCAAATGTCCCTACCAT GTTCGgagcaaacaaacaagaaggCACATTAGTGTTGGGAA TATTGTACAACGATTTTTTGGTACCCAATAATTTGACTGAAGACGAGGAGTTTTTGGCAAATGACTTAGTACCACTTTTGCTGAACGCATTGC ATATTGATGATCCTACCGGAGAATTGGCCACTCAGTTAACAGAAAAATATTTGAGCACTGCAGTAATGGGCAATTTTACATCCATGATACCCGGATTAACAGAT ATGTGCAGCGTGCTCTTCTTGAAAGAACCGACGTACGAGACAACACAACTCGTTTCTCAACATAATCCTGACGCGTTCTTTTACTCCTTCGAGTACGAAGGAAGAAATTCCATTTTCAGCTATTTGTTTGCAATGCAAAATGCAAATCCACCTCCAATTCCTCACG GTGTCAGCCATGCTGATGAACTGATATACCTGTTTATTTACCCATTCAAGTCTGTCCCACCCGGTCTCAATAGTAGTGAGATTGAACATTCGATGAAAATGCTTCAAGTCTGGACAAATTTCGTCATATTTGG TAATCCAACTCCGGACGGTGTAGCACTTCTTGATGGAATTCCACAGTTTTTACGATACAACACCGTCGAAGAATCCTACACCGCAATTGACGATGTTTGGAGAACGGAGGCAGACTACACATTAACGTACACCGTGACGGTGGACGAACTCACTCCTCCTGGTGAAAGACGCACAGCTTCAAAGAGACAGTCTGGTCGCTTCCAACGTTCACtgccaaagaaaaacaattatcTGGGCTATTGA
- the LOC123475201 gene encoding alpha-N-acetylglucosaminidase-like, with protein sequence MFFRNLVWHPVLVICLLVIQRGFCVPLDKIHTRTSVEIQAQAVTDLIGRLLPGRANEFDVKVEPGLPGEENGYFQIEKVSGNATVFVRGSTGVMAAWGFHYYLTQFCHCQVSWDTDQLNLPAVLPDVSVRITSLDKLRYYQNTCTVSYSFAWFQWPRWEREIDWMAMNGINLPLAFTGQEIIWQRVYLGLGLVQADLDEHFSGPAFFAWQRMGNFRGWGGPLSDNWHQATLALQHKILERMRAFGMIPVLPAFAGHVPRAMERVYPNTSYTYLTPWVTFEDQYCCPLFVQPTEPLFTEIGTRFIQEMIAEFGTDHVYNCDVFNEVPPTQSDPDFVSSVGASVYSAMATTDPDAIWLMQGWLFKSEAAYWTPELSKALLTSVPQGRMLVLDLQAEINPQYIRLESFYGQPFVFCLLHNFGGTLGLNGAIPTISDRVIDARNFPNSTMVGTGLTMEGINQNYIVYDKMLEMGWRNQAPDLNQWYDEYTVRRYGVDSSAIKSAWRILQTSVYNDTSGRSFHGQYLLTDRPALFKFPFIWYNSRDVILAWDSFIASALTEPMLSEAPNFRHDVIDVTRQSMSEIFSQLYGRLLVTYCDKNVTALGEVARHMIDLLQDLDNLLQTGPKFLLGKWISDAKSWGVTEGEILQYEWNARNQITLWGPRGEILDYATKQWAGVVADYYKPRWEVFIRELEITIEENRRFNSTAYQSMVFNAVEKPFTFSTKIYPVVETGDPIVTAAILYDKWRNIYQLDNDNPITDCVALEETKDDRGDEEKRFFYLVENSEM encoded by the exons TTAGTGTGGCATCCTGTTCTCGTGATATGCCTCCTTGTAATTCAGagag GTTTCTGCGTACCGCTGGACAAAATCCATACGCGAACCTCCGTGGAGATCCAAGCGCAAGCCGTCACAGACCTGATCGGCCGTCTTCTTCCAGGACGTGCAAATGAATTCGATGTTAAGGTTGAGCCCGGCCTGCCCGGAGAAGAAAACGGATATTTCCAG ATCGAAAAGGTCTCGGGAAATGCAACGGTTTTCGTTCGAGGATCCACTGGTGTCATGGCAGCATGGGGATTTCATTACTATTTGACTCAATTCTGTCATTGCCAAGTGTCGTGGGATACAGACCAGTTGAATTTACCCGCGGTTTTACCCGACGTCTCAGTACGGATCACTTCTCTAGACAA GTTACGTTACTACCAGAACACTTGCACTGTCAGCTACAGTTTTGCGTGGTTCCAGTGGCCTCGCTGGGAACGTGAAATTGATTGGATGGCGATGAATGGAATTAATTTACCTTTAGCATTCACTGGACAAGAAATCATTTGGCAGCGGGTATATTTGGGACTAGGCCTCGTACAAGCAGACCTTGATGAGCATTTTTCGGGCCCGGCTTTCTTTGCTTG GCAACGAATGGGAAATTTTCGAGGATGG GGCGGACCTTTAAGCGATAATTGGCACCAGGCGACTCTTGCCCTTCAGCACAAGATATTAGAGCGAATGCGAGCCTTTGGAATGATTCCTGTTCTTCCAGCATTTGCTGGCCATGTTCCACGTGCCATGGAAAG GGTTTATCCTAACACAAGTTACACATACCTCACACCTTGGGTAACTTTTGAGGACCAATACTGCTG CCCATTGTTTGTCCAGCCCACCGAACCCCTATTTACCGAAATTGGCACAAGATTTATTCAAGAG ATGATTGCCGAATTCGGCACGGATCACGTATATAACTGCGACGTTTTCAACGAGGTACCACCTACACAGTCTGATCCCGATTTTGTGTCTTCAGTCGGAGCTTCAGTTTACAGTGCCATGGCAACCACGGATCCTGATGCTatttg GTTAATGCAAGGGTGGCTGTTCAAGAGCGAAGCTGCATATTGGACACCGGAATTGTCTAAGGCTTTACTCACTTCCGTACCCCAA GGTCGCATGTTGGTGTTGGATCTGCAAGCAGAAATCAATCCGCAATACATTCGGCTTGAATCTTTCTACGGCCAACCTTTTGTGTTCTGTTTGCTGCACAACTTCGGAGGAACATTGGGTCTTAATGGAGCTATTCCTACCATATCTGAT CGAGTCATTGACGCCAGAAATTTTCCCAATTCGACGATGGTAGGAACTGGTTTGACCATGGAAGGCATTAACCAAAACTATATTGTATACGATAAAATGCTTGAAATGGGGTGGAGGAATCAAGCACCAGACCTGAACCAATG GTACGATGAATATACCGTGAGGAGGTATGGAGTCGATAGCTCAGCGATTAAGTCTGCTTGGCGAATATTACAG ACGAGCGTTTACAATGATACATCAGGCCGTTCTTTCCATGGCCAATATCTCTTAACCGATCGACCAGCACTGTTTAAATTTCCATTT ATTTGGTATAATTCACGGGACGTTATCCTGGCATGGGATTCTTTTATTGCTAGTGCGCTGACCGAACCTATGTTGTCTGAAGCTCCTAATTTTCGTCACGATGTTATAGATGTGACGAGGCAATCAATGTCGGAAATTTTCAGCCAACTCTACGGTCGTCTGTTGGTAACCTATTGTGACAAGAATGTCACTGCTCTTGG AGAGGTTGCACGCCACATGATTGATTTGTTACAAGATCTGGACAATCTACTCCAAACTGGACCAAAATTCCTATTAGGCAAATGGATCTCCGATGCCAAATCTTGGGGAGTGACTGAAGGG GAAATCCTACAATACGAATGGAATGCTCGAAATCAAATCACTCTTTGGGGTCCGCGAGGCGAGATATTGGATTACGCAACAAAACAATGGGCCGGTGTCGTAGCTGATTATTACAAGCCTCGATGGGAAGTTTTTATTCGAGAACTTGAAATTACCATCGAAGAAAACAGACGGTTTAACAGTACAGCTTACCAATCGATGGTCTTCAATGCTGTAGAGAAGCCGTTTACGTTCAGCACAAAAATTTATCCGGTTGTAGAAACAG GTGACCCGATTGTAACGGCGGCGATCCTTTACGACAAATGGAGGAATATTTATCAGCTCGATAACGATAACCCAATCACTGACTGTGTGGCACTCGAGGAAACAAAAGATGATAGGGGAGACgaagaaaaacgttttttttatcttgtagAAAATTCTGAAATGTAG